The following are encoded together in the Humulus lupulus chromosome 5, drHumLupu1.1, whole genome shotgun sequence genome:
- the LOC133779486 gene encoding uncharacterized protein LOC133779486, which yields MTRLTPVAEQALTNNFVYSLRLTVKLGNGYLFEVFKEDKSSIVNLKEPICTCNRFQKDEMPCGHALVVMKENPTIIVHITTQQKYYDATVYLVGKQQHWELLDFFKDIIVLPPFERLKAGRPKKRRIIAAWEAKKKNKYSKCRQRGHNRKTCRVRPPRS from the exons ATGACAAGATTGACACCAGTTGCAGAGCAAGCACTCACCAACAACTTCGTATACTCTTTGAGATTAACA GTAAAGCTAGGAAATGGATATCTATTTGAGGTATTTAAAGAAGATAAGTCATCGATTGTAAATCTCAAAGAACCAATTTGCACTTGCAATAGATTTCAGAAGGATGAAATGCCATGTGGTCATGCTCTTGTTGTGATGAAGGAGAACCCAACGATTATTGTTCACATTACTACACAACAAAAGTATTATGATGCAACTGTGTATCTAGTAGGGAAACAACAACATTGGGAATTACTAGACTTTTTCAAAGACATCATAGTGTTGCCTCCATTTGAAAGATTGAAGGCTGGAAGACCAAAGAAAAGAAGAATTATAGCTGCTTGGGAAGCTAAAAAGAAGAACAAGTACAGCAAGTGTAGACAAAGAGGTCATAATAGGAAGACATGTCGAGTCCGACCACCAAGAAGTTGA
- the LOC133779487 gene encoding uncharacterized protein LOC133779487, whose product MSSEDMFELYSVPAAPSSKKKESRPHRGESSKNPPMKKAQTGDPPAAVPSKETTPPPSPLDQTSPPAPVDQNPPPPAPADQTPPDQTGDVLTNYVISSAKERMTKLSRHRCSREAIISTESMEGMLTMTASWHRSGALITELKASEAKHAEESKMTLKKNAELLEQNTKLAEELKTFQVALTKDTVEKEKYEEASLLNFKEATKLQDDLVASKKETEGLEGRIKELEETNASNLERYKGATSNCFYAFWKHNREADFSYLSERMRRTKIKRCLALLEEEERAKVPASPEISLATGIDGVEEEVGAFVDQQTPQDPPVPS is encoded by the exons atgtcatctgaagatATGTTCGAGCTTTACAGCGTACCCGctgctccttcgagcaagaagaaGGAGAGCAGACCACACCGCGGAGAGAGCAGCAAGAACCCTCCGATGAAAAAGGCTCAGACTGGGGACCCTCCAGCAGCAGTTCCTTCTAAGGAAACAACTCCTCCTCCATCTCCCCTCGACCAGACATCTCCTCCAGCACCAGTCGACCAGAACCCTCCTCCACCAGCACCTGCCGACCAGACACCTCCTGACCAAACTGGAGATGTcctgacaaattatgtgattagCTCGGCCAAAGAGAGAATGACCAAACTCTCGAGGCACCGATGCAGCCGAGAGGCCATCATCAGCACCGAATCCATGGAG GGAATGCTAACTATGACCGCTAGCTGGCATCGCTCGGGGGCTTTGATTACCGAACTCAAAGCGTCCGAGGCTAAGCATGCTGAGGAGTCCAAGATGACTTTGAAGAAAAACGCAGAGCTGCTCGAGCAGAACACCAAGCTGGCTGAAGAATTGAAGACGTTCCAGGTTGCCTTGACCAAAGACACTGTAGAAAAAGAGAAGTATGAGGAGGCTTCCTTGCTCAATTTCAAGGAAGCCACTAAGCTTCAAGATGACCTAGTTGCTAGCAAAAAGGAAACTGAGGGGCTGGAGGGGcgcatcaaagagctcgaggagaccaatgccagcaacttggagaggtataaGGGAGCCACCTCTAACTGCTTTTATGcattctggaaacacaaccgcgAGGCAGACTTCAGCTATCTCTCCGAGCGCATGAGGCGAACTAAAATAAAGCGATGCCTTGCTCTCCTTGAGGAAGAGGAGAGAGCAAAAGTCCCAGCCTctcctgaaatttccttggcTACGGGCATTGATGGCGTGGAAGAGGAAGTTGGGGCCTTCGTCGACCAGCaaactcctcaagaccctcctgttCCTTCATAA